A DNA window from Mycolicibacterium sp. MU0050 contains the following coding sequences:
- a CDS encoding PaaI family thioesterase, with protein sequence MGCGPDNPHGLHVEVYRSADSVYADVTFDERHIGAPGLAHGGAVAAACDDVLGFTLWIAGTPAVTRSLTVEYLQPVPLHRPHRITAHISAREGRALHVAATGTCEGATRFTATAVFIVVDTAHFAAHGDISGFGEILEQFSRRGGDHTP encoded by the coding sequence ATGGGGTGTGGTCCGGACAATCCGCACGGCCTGCATGTGGAGGTCTACCGCAGTGCGGATTCGGTGTATGCCGATGTCACATTCGACGAGCGCCACATCGGAGCCCCCGGCCTGGCGCACGGTGGGGCCGTCGCCGCGGCCTGCGATGACGTGCTGGGCTTCACGCTGTGGATCGCCGGCACGCCTGCGGTGACGCGCAGTCTGACGGTGGAGTATCTGCAACCAGTACCGCTGCACCGGCCCCACCGGATCACCGCGCACATCAGCGCCCGCGAGGGTCGGGCGTTGCACGTCGCGGCGACCGGCACCTGCGAAGGGGCCACCCGGTTCACCGCGACGGCCGTATTCATCGTGGTTGATACCGCACATTTCGCCGCCCACGGCGATATCAGCGGTTTTGGGGAGATCCTCGAGCAGTTCTCGCGCCGCGGCGGCGATCACACACCATGA
- the istB gene encoding IS21-like element helper ATPase IstB has protein sequence MTTTTAVSTSLPHRRGLTEQASDAAVEQACRMLRLPTIRANFAELADEAAAEQMSYRGFLAELLMAECDDRARRRAARRIKGAGFPRDKSLRAWDFDANPHVDAATVHTLAKCEWVRKGLPLCLIGDSGTGKSHLLIALGTEAAMAGYRVKYTLATKLVNELVEASDDKQLSKTIARYGRVDLLCIDELGYMELDRRGAELLFQVLTEREEKASVAIASNESFSGWTKTFTDPRLCAAIVDRLTFGGNIIETGTDSFRLAQTRTKAAGPADNASI, from the coding sequence ATGACCACCACGACTGCTGTGAGTACCAGCCTGCCGCACCGGCGCGGACTGACCGAACAGGCCTCCGACGCCGCGGTCGAGCAGGCCTGCCGGATGTTGCGCCTGCCCACGATCCGCGCCAACTTCGCTGAACTGGCCGACGAGGCCGCCGCCGAGCAGATGTCCTACCGGGGATTTCTGGCCGAGCTGTTGATGGCCGAATGCGATGACCGAGCCCGGCGCCGTGCGGCGCGGCGGATCAAAGGCGCGGGGTTTCCCCGCGATAAGTCATTGCGGGCCTGGGACTTCGACGCCAACCCGCACGTCGACGCCGCCACCGTGCACACCTTGGCCAAATGCGAATGGGTCAGAAAGGGCCTGCCGCTGTGTTTGATCGGCGACTCGGGCACCGGTAAGAGCCATCTGCTGATCGCGTTGGGCACCGAGGCGGCGATGGCCGGCTACCGGGTGAAATACACGTTGGCCACCAAACTGGTCAACGAACTCGTCGAGGCCTCCGACGACAAACAGTTGTCCAAGACCATCGCCCGCTACGGCCGCGTTGATCTGCTCTGCATCGACGAGCTGGGCTACATGGAACTCGACCGTCGCGGTGCCGAACTGCTGTTTCAAGTGCTCACCGAACGCGAGGAGAAGGCCTCCGTCGCTATCGCGTCCAACGAGAGTTTCTCCGGGTGGACCAAGACGTTCACCGACCCACGGCTGTGCGCGGCCATCGTGGATCGACTCACCTTCGGCGGCAACATCATCGAAACCGGCACCGACTCCTTCCGCCTGGCCCAAACACGCACCAAAGCAGCGGGGCCAGCAGACAATGCCAGCATCTGA
- a CDS encoding glyoxalase superfamily protein yields the protein MYLTLDDAKRAARVLRNQLPDTDLTHSKALEIVAQQLGFRDWNTASAQLPAQPGMSPPVPVLRSLDEARAREFYIDYLHFSIEWEHRFDYAQSILYMRLRRDQFVLDLSEHHGDGTPGSTVWVPVNDVTALHNELHATGYERMNPGIDIDSPGGPTMEVIDPFSNTIRFCQTTI from the coding sequence ATGTACCTGACCCTTGACGACGCCAAACGCGCCGCCCGCGTACTGCGCAACCAACTGCCCGACACCGATCTCACGCATTCCAAAGCACTGGAGATCGTGGCCCAACAGCTCGGTTTCCGGGACTGGAACACCGCCTCGGCGCAGCTTCCAGCGCAGCCGGGCATGAGCCCACCGGTGCCCGTGCTCCGCAGCCTCGACGAGGCCCGCGCCCGCGAGTTCTACATCGACTACCTGCACTTCAGCATCGAATGGGAACACCGCTTCGATTACGCCCAGTCGATCCTCTACATGCGTCTACGTCGCGATCAGTTCGTCCTCGACCTGTCCGAACACCACGGCGACGGCACTCCCGGTTCGACAGTGTGGGTGCCGGTCAACGACGTCACCGCTCTGCACAACGAGCTCCACGCCACCGGATACGAGCGGATGAACCCCGGCATCGACATCGACTCACCAGGGGGCCCCACCATGGAAGTCATCGACCCGTTCTCCAACACCATCCGCTTCTGCCAAACCACCATCTAG
- a CDS encoding TetR/AcrR family transcriptional regulator has protein sequence MSDSNQPSLPDDDDIDPRRIRSRNRLLDAAATLLSTGGVEAVTIDAVTKASKVARTTLYRHFQSSSHLLAATFERLLPQVSTPAPTSGSLREQLIELLSRQAALFNDAPLHVTTLAWLSLGPTGAKEETDNSHASGALRARVVDQYRQPFDAILTSSKAHTELGNIDRDLAICQLVGPLAFARMTGLRTITRDDCTTLIDNFLATHRRAATPADVREVV, from the coding sequence GTGAGCGACAGCAATCAGCCCTCCCTGCCCGATGATGACGACATCGATCCGCGGCGGATCCGGTCACGGAATCGACTATTGGATGCTGCGGCAACACTGTTGAGCACCGGAGGCGTCGAGGCCGTCACTATCGATGCCGTCACCAAAGCATCCAAGGTGGCCCGCACCACCCTTTATCGGCATTTTCAGAGCTCGTCGCATCTGCTTGCCGCCACCTTCGAGCGGCTACTACCGCAGGTAAGCACACCAGCACCGACCAGCGGTTCCTTACGCGAACAACTGATCGAGCTGCTCAGCCGCCAAGCCGCCCTGTTCAACGACGCCCCGCTGCACGTCACCACCCTGGCATGGCTCTCACTCGGCCCCACCGGCGCCAAAGAAGAGACCGACAACAGTCACGCATCCGGGGCACTGCGGGCCCGCGTCGTCGACCAGTACCGCCAACCGTTCGACGCCATCCTCACCAGCTCGAAAGCCCACACCGAACTCGGCAACATCGACCGCGACCTCGCAATTTGCCAACTCGTCGGACCCCTCGCATTCGCACGCATGACCGGCCTGCGCACCATCACGCGCGACGACTGCACAACCCTCATCGACAACTTCCTCGCAACCCACCGCAGAGCCGCCACCCCCGCAGACGTACGCGAAGTCGTTTGA